From one Catellatospora sp. IY07-71 genomic stretch:
- a CDS encoding tetratricopeptide repeat protein, giving the protein MRFFRNKRVVRWLLLCGAPVAGVAAGALTNIITQRWSWWTFVALAVVTAFVTAGAVAAAPPGASDGGGGTGPVGATSVLTPPAGTRVFTGRQRELEQLMADPQKPDRIDPVVKVVTGLPGSGKTELVIRACQQLRDRYPDGVFWLRMRTYARAESRLSAGEALRYLLSASGAAQVLYSTDLSRLTAAWRAASASRRLLVVLDDVKDAAQVRALLPVGNRSAVLVTSRNVLVGLDPDLTLQLGLLEEEEARLLAAEILRRAGRPEDALGSLIASKFRLPLAIRQVADFASANPGAGLDVVAGDEVATSFALSVARLPGEARLVLRRVARYPGSSITPAVAAALAGLPEKKAREMLMVLYRRGLLEVETAGAAFRLHDLIREVASSGGAGRDLPFEARRADRRLFAYVEESVASASRMMWPGDDATDHARRPYRGGIALPVFHDDIDALGWLDTNYSDLKATLRMMIAAESRHAWRIACNLEFYQRMRGFFADAVELLTACLTVVEKQGDVFGQAVVQQGLGLAQRFVNNYDAARAHTTEALRLHSQVGYAAGQAEAHHELGKLAVVAGDEHGARLHAEAAGRFAIAADDAAAMAVSHLDFGIVEWMCGRLELAREHLLKAEEQLQHVGVRHLIALSRHYLGRVTLEAGETGEARSLLTSALEMVEASADIRLVPTMLVSLGDLEIQLGNWDAAGSVLDRALRLSAEAGLRVDEARACLALARLPEAADGRPVALRHLQSALSIYQALGFDLLVAKVQAQLDEMSGGR; this is encoded by the coding sequence ATGCGGTTCTTTCGGAACAAGCGTGTGGTGCGGTGGTTGCTGCTGTGCGGCGCTCCGGTCGCGGGCGTCGCAGCCGGCGCGCTGACGAACATCATCACGCAGCGATGGAGCTGGTGGACGTTCGTCGCGCTGGCCGTGGTGACCGCCTTCGTCACGGCCGGCGCGGTGGCGGCTGCTCCGCCGGGCGCCTCCGACGGTGGAGGCGGCACCGGGCCTGTCGGCGCGACCTCGGTGCTCACACCTCCGGCGGGTACGCGAGTCTTCACTGGCCGGCAGCGGGAGCTGGAGCAGCTGATGGCTGATCCGCAGAAGCCCGACCGGATCGACCCCGTCGTCAAGGTCGTCACCGGGCTGCCGGGTTCGGGCAAGACAGAGCTGGTGATACGCGCGTGCCAACAGCTGCGTGATCGGTATCCCGACGGGGTGTTCTGGCTGCGGATGCGGACCTACGCTCGGGCGGAGTCTCGCTTGAGCGCGGGGGAGGCACTTCGCTACCTGCTGAGCGCGTCCGGCGCCGCCCAGGTCCTGTACAGCACCGACCTGTCGCGCCTCACTGCCGCCTGGCGGGCGGCGAGTGCTTCGCGCAGGCTGCTGGTCGTGTTGGACGACGTCAAGGACGCGGCGCAGGTTCGCGCGCTGCTGCCTGTCGGTAACAGGTCCGCCGTCTTGGTGACCAGCCGAAATGTCCTGGTCGGGCTTGATCCTGATCTGACTCTCCAACTCGGGTTGCTCGAGGAGGAAGAGGCTAGGCTGCTTGCCGCCGAGATTCTGCGGCGGGCGGGCCGCCCAGAGGATGCGCTGGGATCGCTGATCGCGTCGAAGTTCCGGCTCCCCCTCGCCATCCGCCAGGTTGCCGACTTCGCCTCGGCCAACCCCGGTGCGGGGCTCGACGTCGTCGCCGGGGACGAGGTCGCCACATCGTTTGCCCTTTCGGTGGCCCGCCTGCCTGGTGAGGCGCGGCTCGTACTTCGGAGAGTGGCTCGGTACCCCGGCTCGTCCATCACGCCGGCGGTGGCGGCGGCCCTGGCGGGGCTGCCTGAGAAGAAGGCACGCGAGATGCTGATGGTGCTGTACCGGCGAGGGCTGCTCGAGGTCGAGACCGCCGGTGCAGCGTTCCGGCTTCACGACCTGATCAGGGAGGTCGCATCGTCCGGCGGTGCGGGTCGCGACCTTCCGTTCGAAGCACGACGAGCCGACCGCAGGCTCTTCGCGTACGTCGAGGAGTCGGTCGCGTCAGCGTCGCGGATGATGTGGCCGGGCGACGATGCGACAGACCACGCGCGCCGACCGTACCGCGGCGGTATCGCGCTTCCGGTCTTTCATGACGACATAGACGCCCTCGGCTGGCTCGATACGAACTACTCGGACCTGAAAGCGACGTTGCGCATGATGATCGCGGCCGAGTCACGCCACGCCTGGCGGATCGCCTGCAACCTCGAGTTCTATCAGCGCATGCGTGGGTTCTTCGCCGATGCCGTCGAACTGCTGACTGCCTGCCTGACGGTTGTCGAGAAGCAGGGTGACGTCTTCGGGCAGGCCGTCGTACAGCAAGGCCTCGGCCTGGCGCAGCGGTTCGTCAACAACTACGACGCGGCGCGAGCGCACACGACGGAGGCACTGAGGCTCCACTCCCAGGTCGGCTACGCAGCCGGACAGGCTGAGGCTCACCATGAGCTGGGCAAGCTTGCAGTGGTCGCGGGAGACGAGCACGGCGCCCGGCTGCACGCCGAGGCAGCTGGCAGGTTCGCGATCGCCGCTGACGATGCGGCGGCGATGGCCGTATCGCATCTCGATTTCGGCATCGTCGAGTGGATGTGCGGTCGGCTGGAGCTTGCGCGCGAGCACCTGCTCAAGGCAGAGGAGCAGCTGCAGCACGTCGGCGTCCGTCACCTGATCGCGCTGTCGCGGCATTACCTGGGTCGTGTCACTCTCGAAGCAGGTGAGACCGGAGAGGCCAGATCCCTGCTGACGAGCGCGCTGGAGATGGTGGAGGCGAGTGCCGACATCCGCCTCGTTCCCACGATGCTCGTCTCCCTCGGTGACCTGGAGATTCAGCTCGGCAACTGGGATGCGGCCGGTTCCGTGCTGGACAGAGCCTTGAGGCTGTCAGCGGAGGCGGGACTGCGTGTGGACGAGGCGAGAGCATGCCTGGCGCTGGCGCGGCTGCCCGAGGCCGCCGACGGGCGTCCGGTGGCTCTGCGGCACCTGCAGAGTGCGCTGTCGATCTACCAGGCACTGGGGTTCGATCTTCTGGTGGCTAAGGTTCAGGCGCAGCTCGACGAGATGTCAGGGGGACGCTGA
- a CDS encoding SigE family RNA polymerase sigma factor, with protein MRHHDFDELYAAHFTSVTTQLFAYLGDRQEAQDVTQEAFCRALARWKDVSAYDDPVAWVRRVAWNLATSHFRRARAAAAFRRRHQEVYAPEPSPDRVALFAALRTLPPRPRQAVVLHYLADQAVVDIAESMKVSTGTVKSWLHRARTALGEQLQPAVNPGAEEVRNA; from the coding sequence GTGAGGCACCACGACTTCGACGAGCTGTACGCGGCGCACTTCACGTCGGTGACGACGCAGCTGTTCGCGTACCTCGGCGACCGGCAGGAGGCGCAGGACGTCACGCAGGAGGCGTTCTGCCGGGCGCTGGCGCGGTGGAAGGACGTCAGCGCGTACGACGACCCGGTCGCCTGGGTGCGCCGCGTCGCCTGGAACCTGGCCACGTCGCACTTCCGGCGGGCCAGGGCCGCCGCCGCGTTCCGGCGCAGGCACCAGGAGGTGTACGCCCCCGAGCCGAGCCCCGACCGGGTGGCCCTGTTCGCGGCGCTGCGCACGCTGCCGCCGCGGCCCCGCCAGGCGGTGGTGCTGCACTACCTGGCCGACCAGGCCGTCGTCGACATCGCTGAGTCGATGAAGGTGTCGACCGGCACCGTGAAGTCGTGGCTGCACCGGGCGCGGACCGCGCTCGGCGAGCAGCTGCAGCCGGCCGTGAACCCGGGCGCAGAGGAGGTCCGCAATGCCTGA
- a CDS encoding SigE family RNA polymerase sigma factor, whose product MKAVDEGEYRQFAGARMEQLRRTAFLLCRDWHQADDLVAITLGKLYRNWGRARRADNVDAYVRGILMNAFLDERRRPWRREEPAEHLPDRAGPPDIDMADTRADLLGLLHKLGPGRRAVVVLRFYCDLSVQDTAAILDISEGAVKSQAARGLHTLRLLADPDPDTDRRESR is encoded by the coding sequence GTGAAGGCCGTTGACGAGGGGGAGTATCGGCAGTTCGCCGGTGCCCGGATGGAACAGTTGCGCCGCACGGCGTTCCTGCTGTGCCGCGACTGGCATCAGGCGGACGACCTGGTGGCGATCACGCTGGGCAAGCTCTACCGCAATTGGGGCAGGGCGCGCCGCGCCGACAACGTCGATGCGTACGTCCGCGGCATCCTCATGAACGCCTTCCTCGACGAGAGACGGCGCCCGTGGCGGCGTGAGGAGCCCGCCGAACACCTGCCGGATCGTGCCGGGCCGCCGGACATCGACATGGCCGACACCCGGGCCGACCTGCTGGGCCTGCTGCACAAGCTGGGCCCCGGCAGGCGTGCGGTCGTCGTGCTGCGTTTCTACTGCGACCTGTCCGTGCAGGACACGGCCGCGATCCTCGACATCAGCGAAGGTGCGGTCAAGAGCCAGGCCGCGCGGGGACTGCACACCCTGCGGCTGCTCGCCGACCCGGATCCGGACACCGACAGGAGGGAGTCGCGGTGA